Proteins from one Telopea speciosissima isolate NSW1024214 ecotype Mountain lineage chromosome 1, Tspe_v1, whole genome shotgun sequence genomic window:
- the LOC122671236 gene encoding desiccation protectant protein Lea14 homolog: IKKPEATITDVSFKSVTTDSAIVDAKVSVSNPYNTSLQICEISYTLNSANREIASGKMPDPGSLKGNDTTMLEVPVKVPYSILLSLAKDLGKDWDIDYELVLGLTVDLPIIGNFTIPLSSMGELKLLSFSDLI; encoded by the exons ATAAAGAAACCAGAAGCGACGATCACCGACGTTAGTTTCAAGAGCGTTACCACTGATTCTGCCATTGTCGATGCGAAGGTCTCCGTAAGCAACCCGTACAACACCTCCCTACAAATTTGCGAGATCTCTTACACTCTCAACAGTGCTAACAG AGAGATAGCGTCGGGGAAGATGCCTGATCCGGGATCGTTGAAGGGGAACGATACGACGATGCTGGAGGTGCCGGTGAAGGTGCCGTACTCGATACTGTTGAGCTTGGCTAAGGACTTAGGAAAGGATTGGGACATTGATTACGAGCTGGTTTTGGGTCTCACCGTCGACTTGCCCATCATCGGTAATTTTACCATCCCTCTTTCATCCATGGGAGAGCTCAAGCTGCTTAGCTTCTCTGACCTCATCTAA
- the LOC122646751 gene encoding desiccation protectant protein Lea14 homolog, with product MAQLLDKAKNFIAENIGNIKKPEATVTDVSFKSVTTDSAIVNAKVSVSNPYSTSIPICEISYTLKSANREIASGKMPDPGSLKGSDTTLLEVPVKVPYSILLSLARDLARDWDIDYELVLGFTVDLPIIGNFTIPLSSKGELKLPSFSDLI from the exons ATGGCGCAGTTATTGGATAAGGCGAAGAATTTCATAGCAGAGAATATCGGAAATATAAAGAAACCAGAAGCGACGGTCACCGACGTTAGTTTCAAGAGCGTTACCACTGATTCTGCCATTGTCAATGCGAAGGTCTCCGTAAGCAACCCGTACAGCACCTCCATACCAATTTGCGAGATCTCTTACACCCTCAAGAGTGCTAACAG AGAGATAGCGTCGGGGAAGATGCCGGATCCGGGATCGTTGAAGGGGAGCGATACGACGTTGCTGGAGGTGCCGGTGAAGGTGCCGTACTCGATACTGCTGAGCTTGGCTAGGGATTTAGCTAGGGATTGGGACATTGATTACGAGCTGGTGTTGGGTTTCACCGTCGACTTGCCCATCATCGGTAATTTTACCATCCCTCTTTCATCCAAGGGAGAGCTCAAGCTGCCTAGCTTTTCTGACCTCATCTAA